CACCTACCAGTCACCGTCAGCAGCTTAAAAAAGTTCCCACCAGGGTCATTGGCGTGAAAATGATGCCAGTCCTAGCTTTGGTTTTTTCACGGGCCACATGGGTCGGCTCCCCAACCGGAACCGTTTTAAACATCGGGATGTTCCCCGTCCCGGTGATGGGATGGACTCCCGAGAGGTTGCATACGCCGCCCTCTTCATTGCCCTGACTGCGGTCGGTGCGTGGATAGAGATTCCCATCGGTCCCGTTCCTGTGACTCTGCAGGTTTTGATGGTTCTGTTGGCCGGTTTGCTTCTCGGGGCACGGCTCGGTTTTGTGACCGTTCTGCTCTATGTCCTGGCGGGGGCGGTTGGCTTTCCTGTGTTCAGCGGTTTTTCGGGCGGTTTTGCCCACCTTTACGGCCCGAGCGGGGGCTACATAATCGCTTTTCCCCCTGCCGCGTACGTTGCCGGCCTGTTCGCCGAACGCTGGGAGGATGTTAGAGGATATCTGCTCGGCTCCCTTCTGGCTGTAGGCCTGATATATCTTCTGGGATGGCTTCGCCTTGGTTTTTTCATGGCGGGGGACTTCAGAAGGGCGTTCGAGCTTGGCGTGTTACCCTTTGTGCCGTTCGATATCCTAAAGGCTATTGTGGCCGTGGGAGTTGCAAGGCGGGTGAGAAAAATGGTGGAATTGATGTGATGGCTCACCAGTCGGCCATCGCATCGTTGAGTATCTTTACGGCCTGCTTCTGATGAAGCGCCGCCTTTCTCAGGTCTATGAAGATGTAGATTCTCGGGAAGTTTGCCACAACCGGGCCGTACTGACTTGCGTTGGCGTAGTAATCAGCGGCTGTCTCGTTTTGGATGGCCGCCAGCCCCAGGGTCTCGTTGTCCATTCCCCCTGCAACGGCCTCTTTGTACAGGGAGTTGTATCTCTCAAGGTTCCGGTGGTACTGGACGTAGTAGTAGAAGTTGAAGAGCATTATGTTGAGGCCCTTCGCCGTTGGAACCGGTTGCTGCGGACCGACCTTTGAGTAGTCCAAGTTGGCGAGGATCATCTCCCGGTAGAACTCCTGCCATTCAGGCCCTTTTCTGGCAACGCTGTATTCCAGAGTCAAACCGGTGACGAAAACCCTGCCGTTCCCGAGGGTGTATATCGCGGTACTTGGCTTGCCGTAGTCTGGGCTTCCGGTGGGTGCCTGGACGGTTATTATCTCTGCATCGGCCGGGAGGCCGACGAAGTAGCCGTGGCTGGCGTAGCTGCTGTAAAGCGTCGTGTTGTTGGCTATCACATAATCGTAGCTCGAATAGCTCCGCACTATCGTGACGTTCCTTGGGAGGGGTGTCGTCCAAAGCCCTCCGTTCCATCCCCAGTTGGCGGCATGGATCTCAAGAACCTTCCCGGCCCTCACGTACTCTTCCAGCTTGCCCATCTGGAGCCCTATCTGGTCGTAAAAGCTCTGGGGCTGGTCGCTGATGAGGATAATCATATCATACGCGTCTATGAGCTCTTGGGCCGTTTTGTTCTGGAGCTCAGTACTCGTCATGACATCGTACGGGACGCCCATGTTGTTGAGGGTGTCCTCGACCGCCGGTGAGTTCCATGCATCCACGTTCTTCAGTATCAGCACGTTGTATCCGCTCAGCGGTTTTGCAGAAACGGCGGGGGGCCCTAACACCGCCATCAAACTAAACAGTACTAGCAGCGAGAGCGCTGCGCTCAGAATTTTTTTCATAATAAATCTCTCCTTTTGGTCCGAACCGGGCAGAAGAACCTGTGGAGCCCTACCCTTAATATACTGTAGGTCTTACACTATTTAAGTATTCTCGCATTAATTTGGGAAATCTCCAAAGTGAATTTGCATCACAGCTTCCTAAGGGTCTCGGCCGCGAATCTAACGTCAAAGGAGTTCCTCACTCTGAAAAAGCTCAGCGTCACCTTGGGGTTCCTCTTCGCCAGCTCCTCAATGGGCAGCGGTTCGTAGTCGAGGAGCTCTGCTATTCTGCGCAGGTTCCTGTAGCCCTCTGCCAGCACCGCTTCTATGGCGTCCATGAGGGCATCGGGCTCGTAAATTGCGTGCGTGACCTCCGCCGTCCCGTCCTTCCAGATCGGTATCAGTGCCTCCGGCTCGTTCTCGTAGAACAAGCCTGTTAAATAGTTCACCAGGAAGGGCATTATCAGGGGCATGTTGCCCTCGGCCAAGAAGAACGGCTCTCTGGGCAGGGCTTTCAGGAGGGCCTCCATCCTGCTCCTCATGGAAACGGGAAGGGGATTCGAGACGTGGAGGGAATAAGTTTTGAGCTTGTCCCTCCGAACTACCGTGATGACTTCGTCTATCCTCTTGCTCATTAGAAGCCTTCTCTCGGTGAGCTTAACAACCGGCTCGTCCGCAACGGGGAGGGTGTAGTTCTCCCACCGCTTCTCCGGAAACGCCAGGATTACCCCGAGCATGATTGCCATCTCAACTCACCCTTTAAAAATTCAGCGTTTGAAATTTTGCATGCGTTTTGTTACTGGAGCCATTGGGCAAACACGAGGGATGCTTCCAACCATAGCTGGAACGCTCTTTGTGTTTGTTGGCGGAGCTATTAGAGCTCACCTCCGGAAATCAAGAATACCCACCCGAGTACTTCGAGGGGAGCAAGAACGTCTGGGACTACACGCTTTGATGCCCGTCTTATAATTTCAGCCTACCTTTCTTTACGCGTTTAAGGAGAAAGTTTTATAAGGTCTCTTCTGGATTCCAAACGGTGGTCGGGTGAAAAGAGTCATCTCAATGATTATATTAGTATTTCTTCTCATTCTTCCTCTCGTCACTGGTGCAACCTTGAAATGTCCCCCCAAAGCACCAACTCATAGAGTTGTTTGCAGGTTTAAAGGTAATGGGACGGGGGAGATTTATCTAAAGAGCGTTGATGGCTTACCCCCGAGAGCATACCTAATCACGATAAAGAACTCGGGAGGATACAAACACTCCATCAATG
This genomic interval from Thermococcus sp. contains the following:
- a CDS encoding biotin transporter BioY, which codes for MDSREVAYAALFIALTAVGAWIEIPIGPVPVTLQVLMVLLAGLLLGARLGFVTVLLYVLAGAVGFPVFSGFSGGFAHLYGPSGGYIIAFPPAAYVAGLFAERWEDVRGYLLGSLLAVGLIYLLGWLRLGFFMAGDFRRAFELGVLPFVPFDILKAIVAVGVARRVRKMVELM
- a CDS encoding pyrolysin, which encodes MKKILSAALSLLVLFSLMAVLGPPAVSAKPLSGYNVLILKNVDAWNSPAVEDTLNNMGVPYDVMTSTELQNKTAQELIDAYDMIILISDQPQSFYDQIGLQMGKLEEYVRAGKVLEIHAANWGWNGGLWTTPLPRNVTIVRSYSSYDYVIANNTTLYSSYASHGYFVGLPADAEIITVQAPTGSPDYGKPSTAIYTLGNGRVFVTGLTLEYSVARKGPEWQEFYREMILANLDYSKVGPQQPVPTAKGLNIMLFNFYYYVQYHRNLERYNSLYKEAVAGGMDNETLGLAAIQNETAADYYANASQYGPVVANFPRIYIFIDLRKAALHQKQAVKILNDAMADW
- a CDS encoding molybdenum cofactor guanylyltransferase yields the protein MLGVILAFPEKRWENYTLPVADEPVVKLTERRLLMSKRIDEVITVVRRDKLKTYSLHVSNPLPVSMRSRMEALLKALPREPFFLAEGNMPLIMPFLVNYLTGLFYENEPEALIPIWKDGTAEVTHAIYEPDALMDAIEAVLAEGYRNLRRIAELLDYEPLPIEELAKRNPKVTLSFFRVRNSFDVRFAAETLRKL